A section of the Kribbella sp. HUAS MG21 genome encodes:
- a CDS encoding DivIVA domain-containing protein — MWFFGLIVVLLIGAVAVVASGRWGAMSTAYDDRPDMTVPARQALTATDIESARFAVGVRGYRMDEVDSLLERIAKEVAERDRRIADLERAVAPIVESPEGHGFTSTPYDPAEFEDTGTQPPILVGGDFPEPTTDTPRPGENAGTAGSADTASSATGAAAGTAGDADATSDATGATAGTAGDADTAPGATDATGGTTGSADTASGATSAAGGTTGSADTASGATGAADGSAGGADAASGAAAGSGVQHADDAADGPETSELPPAGRAAADEYERLQAEARAVLEAQSQPGAPRRTPAPQQPTPDHQQPPAPPQSEDLQPQQSQAEHPQPQPQAEQPSEPPREQQVEQARQEHPQPQPPQSEDPQPQQHAQVEQPSEAQREQQAEQVRPEQLDAEQARQEAARQEQLRGDTEALTPAQQYDQLVESRRASEQGEAQPSERAAEAATSRPGPGEQAADAANTLPARGEEAGADAQQAVNHRTTQPAQAEGAGAHWTAAPQPQEATADQQPPTQPPQPQQPGQRAEEEVGGAEGSPNGAAGDEGEWRFWPPAEQGEGTYQRPS, encoded by the coding sequence ATGTGGTTCTTCGGGCTGATCGTGGTGCTGTTGATCGGGGCTGTCGCGGTAGTGGCCTCGGGTCGTTGGGGTGCCATGAGTACGGCGTACGACGACCGGCCCGACATGACGGTCCCGGCGCGCCAGGCACTGACCGCGACCGACATCGAGTCGGCCCGGTTCGCCGTCGGGGTGCGCGGCTACCGCATGGACGAGGTCGACAGCCTCCTCGAACGCATCGCGAAAGAGGTCGCCGAACGCGACCGCCGCATCGCCGACCTGGAACGCGCCGTAGCCCCCATCGTCGAGTCCCCGGAAGGCCACGGCTTCACCTCCACGCCGTACGACCCCGCCGAATTCGAAGACACCGGCACCCAACCCCCGATCCTGGTAGGCGGCGACTTCCCAGAACCCACCACCGACACCCCGCGCCCCGGTGAAAACGCGGGTACGGCGGGCAGCGCCGACACAGCGTCCAGTGCTACAGGGGCAGCCGCGGGTACTGCGGGCGACGCCGACGCAACCTCCGACGCTACGGGCGCGACGGCCGGTACTGCGGGCGACGCCGACACAGCCCCCGGTGCTACGGACGCAACGGGCGGTACTACGGGCAGCGCCGACACAGCCTCCGGCGCTACGAGCGCGGCGGGTGGTACTACGGGCAGCGCCGACACAGCCTCCGGCGCTACGGGCGCGGCGGACGGTAGTGCGGGCGGCGCCGACGCGGCGTCCGGTGCTGCTGCTGGGTCTGGGGTGCAGCATGCGGATGACGCGGCTGACGGACCTGAAACGAGCGAGCTGCCTCCGGCGGGTCGTGCTGCGGCCGACGAGTACGAACGCCTGCAGGCCGAGGCGCGCGCCGTACTGGAAGCCCAGTCCCAGCCCGGAGCCCCACGCCGCACCCCGGCCCCCCAGCAGCCGACGCCCGACCACCAGCAGCCCCCGGCGCCGCCGCAGTCGGAGGACCTTCAGCCGCAGCAGTCGCAGGCGGAGCACCCCCAGCCGCAGCCGCAGGCGGAGCAGCCGTCCGAGCCTCCCCGGGAGCAGCAAGTCGAGCAGGCCCGGCAGGAGCACCCACAGCCACAGCCGCCGCAGTCGGAGGACCCGCAGCCGCAGCAGCACGCGCAGGTGGAGCAGCCTTCCGAGGCTCAGCGGGAGCAGCAGGCCGAGCAAGTGCGGCCGGAGCAGCTGGACGCAGAGCAGGCGCGTCAGGAAGCGGCGCGTCAGGAGCAGTTGCGGGGAGACACAGAGGCGTTGACTCCTGCGCAGCAGTATGACCAGCTCGTGGAGAGCCGGCGTGCGTCGGAGCAGGGAGAGGCTCAGCCGTCCGAGCGTGCGGCGGAAGCCGCGACCAGCCGTCCCGGTCCCGGCGAACAGGCGGCGGATGCCGCCAACACCCTGCCTGCTCGTGGCGAGGAGGCAGGTGCTGACGCCCAGCAGGCGGTCAACCATCGGACGACTCAGCCGGCTCAAGCGGAAGGTGCCGGCGCGCACTGGACAGCTGCACCGCAGCCTCAGGAAGCAACCGCTGACCAGCAGCCGCCCACCCAGCCCCCGCAACCGCAGCAGCCCGGCCAGCGGGCTGAGGAGGAGGTCGGTGGGGCCGAAGGGTCGCCGAACGGTGCGGCTGGGGATGAGGGTGAGTGGCGGTTTTGGCCGCCTGCGGAGCAGGGCGAGGGTACTTATCAGCGGCCTAGCTGA
- a CDS encoding DNA-3-methyladenine glycosylase I, whose translation MSEVVRCSWATSAPEYVEYHDNEWGKEIRDDVGLFERMTLEGFQSGLSWITILRKRENFRAAFAHFDPEVVAKYDATDFDRLMADPGIVRNRLKINATISNARALLELAPGEFTELLWSFRPAKHPAPRTMADVPATTPESVAMSKALKKRGFVFVGPTTAYALMQATGIVNDHLKTCIAR comes from the coding sequence GTGAGTGAGGTCGTGCGGTGCAGTTGGGCGACTTCTGCGCCGGAGTACGTCGAGTATCACGACAACGAGTGGGGGAAGGAGATCCGCGACGACGTCGGACTGTTCGAGCGGATGACGCTCGAGGGGTTCCAGTCGGGGTTGTCGTGGATCACGATCCTGCGGAAGCGGGAGAACTTCCGGGCCGCGTTCGCGCATTTCGACCCCGAGGTGGTCGCGAAGTACGACGCGACGGACTTCGACCGGTTGATGGCCGACCCCGGCATCGTCCGGAACCGGTTGAAGATCAACGCGACGATCTCGAACGCCCGCGCGCTGCTCGAGCTCGCGCCGGGGGAGTTCACCGAGCTGCTCTGGTCCTTCCGGCCCGCGAAGCACCCGGCGCCGCGGACGATGGCCGACGTACCGGCCACGACACCGGAGTCGGTGGCGATGTCGAAGGCGCTGAAGAAGCGCGGTTTCGTGTTCGTCGGACCCACCACGGCGTACGCGTTGATGCAGGCCACGGGCATCGTGAACGACCACTTGAAGACCTGTATAGCCCGGTAA